TCCTGACGCTCGCGGTCGTCACGGTGGTCACCCAATCCGAAATCGCGTGGCTGTTTATCGCGGGTGGCCTACTCAACTGGTTCTGGCGCGCTCCGCCGAAATGGCTCGGCAAGGGCGGCTTGCATGCGCTTGCCGTGACACAGGCGCCGGCAGCGAGCGGCTTCCTGAGTGGTCTTGATTTGCCACTGCTTGGCCAAGTCGGCCTTTTCTTTGCCAAGGCCGGCGCGTTCGTGTTCGGCTCGGGACTCGCGATCGTGCCGTTTCTCTACGGCGGCGTCGTGACCGAACATCACTGGCTCAACGACAAACAGTTCGTCGATGCGGTGGCCGTCGCGATGATCACGCCGGGTCCGGTCGTGATCACGGTCGGTTTCATCGGATATCTCGTCGCGGGATTTTCAGGGGCCTGCGTTGCCGCGCTCGGCACTTTCCTGCCCTGCTATCTGTTCACGGTGCTGCCCGCGCCGTACTTCAAGAAATACGGCAAGCTGCCCGCCGTCAAGGCGTTCGTCGACGGCATCACGGCCGCTGCCGTGGGCGCGATCACAGGCTCAGTCATTGTCATCGCGCGGCGCTCCATCGTGGACTGGCCGACTGTCGTGCTTGCTCTTGTAACGGTCGTGTTGCTCTGGCGATTCAAGAAGCTGCAGGAGCCGGTGATTGTTGTGGCGGCTGCCCTGTTTGGTCTTGCTGTCTATCCGCTCATCCATTAGCGCGCCATCTGAAAGCACGCGCGTGCGCGCAATCCGCGAGTAACGGAATCATGGCGACACGTCGTACCTTTCCGCAGGACACCGCGGCGATCGGCGCGGGAATCCGTGCGCACCCTTGCGAGCGGACAGCAGCGACCGACACGAAAATAGTCCTCGGACACGGAATAAGCCTGCGGCACTGGTCGTTTTATTTCTGTAGTGAACGGGTCGCCTGAAGGATCAACGCTCGACACGTGTTCGCGCTTGACACCCGTGGTATTCGCAGAGGAAAACGTCATGTTCTCAAGCCCACGCACCGTAGTCTTCCTTGGTGTGGCCGCACTCGGCCTGGTTTGCAGCCCCGGTTACGCGGAGCAGACGATAAAAGCCACGATGCTCACGAACGCGATCCAGCTCGATGCCAGCGACGTTAAGGCAGGCAAAGTCACGTTCGAGGTAAGCAACGCGCCGAACACCGGTATGACGCATGAATTCGTCGTTCTCAAAACAGACCTGGCCGCCGATAAGCTGCCTGTTAAAAATGGACAGGTGTCGGAGAGTCAGTTCAAAAAAATGGGAGAGGTGGAGGACATCGACCCCGGCAAGAGCAAGCGTTTGACGCTCATGTTGGCACCCGGCCGCTACGCAGTCATCTGCAACAGGCCAGGCCACTACTCGATGGGCCTTCATACGTCTTTGCTCGTCACGCCCTGACCGGCTTGGCTTAGGTCATGCGTTCTTTGACGCACACGTTGCCCTGATCCAGAGGGGCCTGGAGACCGCGTTTTTTTTCACGCGCGGCAACCCATTCCCCTGCTCGCTCCCTGGACATTCGTGCCTCGCCGTGGTCTAAATCTTTAGCGGAGCCGTTCCGTCACATTAGATGAGGTCTTACCGTGCAGCACATGATTTTGCCCCCTTTGACAGGGGTGATTGCAGCCGCGTTGCTGGGTGGCTGTGCCGCGTCGCCTTACGACACATCGATGAATTCCTGTGATCAGGATTACATGATGACCAATCCTGCGGGCGCTGAATATTACTGCGGTCCCGCCTACGGGTACCCCCTGTACGAAGGAGGCTTTCTCGGCTTTGTCGATATCGACCACTTTCACCATCACCACCGTGATCATGACCATGACCATGACCATGACTTCGATTTTCATCGCGGCCATGACCGTGATCATGACTTTCATCACGGCGGCGCCATGGCTAGCCACGGGCACGGTGAAGGGCACGGTGAAGCGCACGCCGAAAGCCACGGCGGCGGACACGATTCAAGTGGTTTCGGCAGCGAATTTCAGCCGTCGGGAGCGAGCGGATCGCATGGGAGTGGTGCGCGTAAGTAACAAGTCACCGGAATCACGCAACGGACCGCACCGCCACAATCCTTCGCTCGAACGACGAGTCCGGATACTGCCGAACG
This genomic stretch from Paraburkholderia caffeinilytica harbors:
- a CDS encoding chromate transporter, with amino-acid sequence MNTTTAAAPGYTLGQLMLYMLRLGTFGFGGPVALVGYMHRDLVERRCWINEQDYKEGLALAQMMPGPLAAQLGIYLGYVHYRVVGATVAGIAFVLPSFLMVVALGWAYAQYGGLSWMQAVFYGVGAAVVGIIAMSAYKLTRKTVGQDRLLWAIFLTLAVVTVVTQSEIAWLFIAGGLLNWFWRAPPKWLGKGGLHALAVTQAPAASGFLSGLDLPLLGQVGLFFAKAGAFVFGSGLAIVPFLYGGVVTEHHWLNDKQFVDAVAVAMITPGPVVITVGFIGYLVAGFSGACVAALGTFLPCYLFTVLPAPYFKKYGKLPAVKAFVDGITAAAVGAITGSVIVIARRSIVDWPTVVLALVTVVLLWRFKKLQEPVIVVAAALFGLAVYPLIH
- a CDS encoding cupredoxin domain-containing protein yields the protein MFSSPRTVVFLGVAALGLVCSPGYAEQTIKATMLTNAIQLDASDVKAGKVTFEVSNAPNTGMTHEFVVLKTDLAADKLPVKNGQVSESQFKKMGEVEDIDPGKSKRLTLMLAPGRYAVICNRPGHYSMGLHTSLLVTP